The following is a genomic window from Nicotiana tabacum cultivar K326 chromosome 3, ASM71507v2, whole genome shotgun sequence.
CTCATAAAAGGAAAGATGGGAGTTATGTAACTGATGAGGCTAGGGTGATTGGGGTAAGTAACATTTTTGGTGCCTTCTGCTGtgaaattatattttaattttagatTGGTATTGCTTGTCTAACGGGTTTCcacaaatatttccactagcatTTTGATAGTCTGAGATGCATGATAGGTTGTTGGTGACAATATTTTTTGCTGTGAGTTTTGATGTTGATATATATGAAGTCATTTAGTGCGGTTTTTTTGTGTTCTACGGAAATGAGATCTTCTGCTTCTACGGAAATGATATATATGAGGTGATTAGTGTTGTTATGTTAGCAGATTAGCGTTAAATGGGATCTGCTGCTTCTACGGGAATTTTGGCTAGACCATATGGTATAATTTGCATTTCATTTTGGGATGTGGTGTTATGGATCTGTTAATGGTTTGATTCATGTTTTAGCTAGCAGTTTAATGTATAATTCTTGTCATTTCCAAGTTACAAGCACCTTCATATTGCTCAGTTTATGCTTCTTCAATTTTTGtaggaaagaattgaagaaattcgAACTGAAAGAGCAGAAAGTCTTGATGAACCTTCACCAAATGATGCACTTGGCATAGTATTCGGTCCTGAGCACCCCGGTTGTGTTCGAGGTTTAGGCTTGGGTGTAGTTCCAACTGTAGCATTCAAACAAACATCTGGGAGATACCGTCGTGGTTATGTGGGTTCATCTAGCACTACCGCTCCAACTCCGGCGTGGCAGCAAGAGATGACAGATGTGAAATCAAAATTAAATGCACTAATTAGCTTATATGAAAGGAACATAGAGAATATCCCCGAGGAGTTTGCTCACTTATTTTTCATTCCTCCACAGGTATAAGTTCTCTTGCTACAGTAAAATTTTAGTTACTTGCTTTTCTTATGGTTATATGCCGCAACGTTATCGTATGAGTGCACTAAATTTACTAGGAAGGATAAATACAGTGCTTTGGCTGGAAATGATGGAACTGTGACAACAAAACCTGGACTTGCGGCCAAGAAAATGATGGGCTGCTAATAGAGAAAAGATTGTGTGGGGTTTAAAAATTTTCAGAAGTTTTTACTTGTGGTCATGTTCCAAATTGTAAAGAGAATTAAACAGTTAACAGTTGAcaaaaaaacagaaataaaatacAAAACCTCTCATTAAAGTGATTAGTCGTTTGGCTTCGAATCTTCATACAAATAAACTATTATTGGTATATTTATCAGACTAAACAAGAGTCTCATAGTAAATCCAGTCCTACTACTTCAGCTTACCTGTTAATATTTTAGTTATTTGCTTATTGATTgtattttttcttcctttttttcagGCACCAGATTTAGGAAGTG
Proteins encoded in this region:
- the LOC107778658 gene encoding uncharacterized protein LOC107778658 isoform X2 — protein: MGKAFDRGKMWTETHKRKDGSYVTDEARVIGERIEEIRTERAESLDEPSPNDALGIVFGPEHPGCVRGLGLGVVPTVAFKQTSGRYRRGYVGSSSTTAPTPAWQQEMTDVKSKLNALISLYERNIENIPEEFAHLFFIPPQAPDLGSDAPSTVEPRRSLDESNNDDRPSVN
- the LOC107778658 gene encoding uncharacterized protein LOC107778658 isoform X1, which translates into the protein MSLAKRRAAMKAMGKAFDRGKMWTETHKRKDGSYVTDEARVIGERIEEIRTERAESLDEPSPNDALGIVFGPEHPGCVRGLGLGVVPTVAFKQTSGRYRRGYVGSSSTTAPTPAWQQEMTDVKSKLNALISLYERNIENIPEEFAHLFFIPPQAPDLGSDAPSTVEPRRSLDESNNDDRPSVN